In Halorubellus sp. JP-L1, one DNA window encodes the following:
- a CDS encoding glycosyltransferase, translated as MNWLVFAAAVAVALTLAPYVAFGVLYAIVRPSGSPAAKEAAEPEVSIVLPTYNESGIVEQKLEDVMALSYPMEKVELVVVDSSEDETPEIIREFFADREHPELNLIEETERRGLAPALNDAYAAAEHEMVVKTDCDSLLPEDVLREAAANLADDDVAAVTGTNVEVLGGSEVESGYRGVQSHIQTLESHLDSTFIFHGPFSAFENDAITPIDPNSLADDTELALRIRRQGPENRVVFDPAVRYKEASHSAFRKRRTQKDRRGMGLIRLLAQHRDALGKHGNYGTVVLPFNWWFMIVSPWLVMLDVLLVGAAAASVHVLAGVGVLAALAGFVALGSRDSLGPLAPLYSLFDTQVSLFRASIELLRGKGDGTWEVDEELREAFEN; from the coding sequence ATGAACTGGCTCGTCTTCGCTGCCGCGGTGGCGGTCGCGCTGACGCTCGCGCCCTACGTCGCGTTCGGCGTCCTCTACGCTATCGTCCGCCCGTCGGGATCCCCGGCGGCGAAGGAAGCCGCCGAGCCCGAGGTGAGCATCGTCCTCCCGACGTACAACGAGTCCGGGATCGTCGAGCAGAAACTCGAGGACGTCATGGCGCTTTCCTACCCGATGGAGAAGGTCGAACTCGTGGTCGTCGACTCCTCGGAGGACGAGACGCCCGAGATCATCCGGGAGTTCTTCGCGGACCGCGAGCACCCCGAGTTGAACCTCATCGAGGAGACCGAGCGACGCGGGCTCGCACCGGCGCTGAACGACGCGTACGCGGCCGCCGAGCACGAGATGGTGGTGAAGACCGACTGCGACTCGCTGCTCCCCGAGGACGTCCTCAGGGAGGCCGCGGCGAACCTCGCGGACGACGACGTCGCCGCCGTCACGGGCACGAACGTCGAAGTCCTCGGGGGGAGCGAGGTCGAATCCGGCTACCGCGGCGTCCAGAGTCACATCCAGACGCTCGAGAGCCACCTCGACTCGACGTTCATCTTCCACGGGCCGTTCTCCGCCTTCGAAAACGACGCCATCACGCCGATCGACCCGAACTCGCTCGCGGACGACACCGAACTCGCGCTCCGGATCCGTCGGCAGGGCCCCGAGAACAGGGTCGTGTTCGACCCCGCGGTCCGCTACAAGGAGGCGAGTCACTCCGCGTTCCGGAAGCGCCGCACGCAGAAGGACCGCCGCGGCATGGGCCTCATCCGGCTGCTCGCCCAGCACCGCGACGCCCTCGGCAAGCACGGCAACTACGGGACGGTCGTCCTCCCGTTCAACTGGTGGTTCATGATCGTCTCCCCGTGGCTCGTCATGCTCGACGTCCTCCTCGTCGGCGCCGCCGCCGCGTCCGTCCACGTCCTCGCCGGCGTCGGCGTCCTCGCCGCACTCGCCGGATTCGTCGCACTCGGCTCGCGGGACAGCCTCGGCCCGCTCGCCCCCCTCTACTCGCTGTTCGACACGCAGGTGTCGCTGTTCCGCGCCAGCATCGAACTCCTCCGCGGCAAGGGCGACGGCACCTGGGAGGTCGACGAGGAACTCCGCGAAGCGTTCGAGAACTGA
- a CDS encoding nucleotide sugar dehydrogenase: MTTGSLHEAIADRSATVGVLGLGYVGLPLSLAFVDAGFAVRGFDVDQYRVRELQAGLSYVDDVTDEELQRGLESGFEPSDDPSVLADCDAYVLAVPTGMDDAPDMSAIEAASRTVAEQSGPGETLVVVSSTVYPGATREVVAPIVDDARDAPTRFAMVPERLNPGGEYAFGDIPLVVGADSDRSRAIAEALFDAVVSETYPVSSTQTAELTKTLENTYRMVNIGLVNELVSLVEGMDADLWEAIDAAATKPFGFQPFRPGPGVGGHCTPIDPQFLAWRARRDGTELSLVEGAQTVNDDMPALVAERVERLLRARGVDPADASVLALGASYKPDVGDVRNSPALDVLSALPEEAAVVVADPYVDASDVPRELVRDVTPADSERADVVVLLVDHAAFDLHAIGDAADVVFDARNAMPDDVAADVVALGDLGDDPTADSRGEGLLLEGE, from the coding sequence ATGACGACTGGCTCGCTGCACGAAGCCATCGCCGACCGGTCGGCGACGGTCGGCGTGCTCGGCCTCGGGTACGTCGGGCTGCCGCTGAGTCTCGCGTTCGTGGACGCGGGGTTCGCGGTCCGCGGGTTCGACGTCGACCAGTATCGGGTCCGCGAGCTCCAGGCGGGCTTGAGCTACGTCGACGACGTCACGGACGAGGAACTCCAGCGCGGGCTCGAGTCCGGGTTCGAGCCGTCGGACGACCCGAGCGTGCTCGCGGACTGCGACGCGTACGTGCTCGCGGTCCCGACCGGGATGGACGACGCCCCGGACATGTCCGCGATCGAGGCCGCCTCTCGCACCGTCGCCGAGCAGTCCGGGCCGGGCGAGACGCTCGTCGTCGTGAGCAGCACCGTCTACCCGGGCGCGACCCGAGAGGTCGTCGCACCGATCGTCGACGACGCCAGGGACGCCCCGACCCGTTTCGCGATGGTCCCCGAGCGCCTCAACCCCGGTGGCGAGTACGCGTTCGGCGACATCCCGCTCGTCGTCGGTGCCGACAGCGACCGATCCAGAGCAATCGCCGAGGCCCTGTTCGACGCGGTCGTCTCCGAGACGTACCCGGTGTCGTCGACGCAGACCGCGGAGCTGACGAAGACCCTCGAGAACACGTACCGGATGGTGAACATCGGGCTCGTGAACGAACTCGTCTCGCTCGTCGAAGGCATGGACGCGGACCTCTGGGAGGCGATCGACGCCGCGGCGACGAAGCCCTTCGGCTTCCAGCCGTTCCGCCCCGGCCCGGGCGTCGGCGGGCACTGCACGCCCATCGACCCGCAGTTCCTCGCCTGGCGCGCGCGACGCGACGGCACCGAGCTCTCGCTCGTCGAGGGCGCACAGACCGTGAACGACGACATGCCGGCGCTGGTCGCCGAGCGCGTCGAACGCCTCCTCCGCGCTCGCGGCGTCGACCCCGCGGACGCCAGCGTCCTCGCACTCGGCGCGTCGTACAAGCCAGACGTCGGCGACGTCCGGAACTCGCCCGCGCTCGACGTCCTCTCGGCCCTCCCCGAGGAGGCAGCGGTCGTCGTCGCCGACCCCTACGTCGACGCGAGCGACGTCCCCCGGGAACTCGTCCGCGACGTGACGCCCGCCGACAGCGAGCGCGCGGACGTCGTCGTGCTCCTCGTCGACCACGCCGCGTTCGACCTCCACGCCATCGGCGACGCCGCCGACGTCGTGTTCGACGCCCGGAACGCGATGCCCGACGACGTCGCCGCCGACGTCGTCGCGCTCGGCGACCTCGGCGACGACCCCACGGCGGACAGCCGCGGCGAAGGCCTCCTCCTCGAAGGCGAGTGA
- a CDS encoding NAD(P)-dependent oxidoreductase, which translates to MEVLVTGGSGFIGSHLAEHVLAETEHDLHLVDDFSTGDRGNVAGLTDEARVTVDELDVRNAAAVREAVADADVVYHLAAAVGVELVVDEPLRSLRTNVQGTENVLDAAAEDGTPVFVASSSEVYGKSTAVPFGEDDDRVLGPTTVPRWGYANAKAMDEFYALAHHAENDLPVVVGRFFNTVGPRQIGDYGMVVPTFVEQALAGDPITVYGDGTQTRSFTHVADTVRVVHDLMTTPDAMGKVVNVGSANPVSINELAERVLDVTDSDSRIEHVPFETAFGDDFEEPRDREPDVSRLRETIGWAPDGDLDRILADVVAERPEETEVSA; encoded by the coding sequence ATGGAGGTCCTCGTTACCGGCGGCAGTGGCTTCATCGGGTCGCATCTGGCCGAGCACGTGCTCGCGGAGACCGAGCACGACCTGCACCTCGTCGACGACTTCTCGACGGGCGATCGCGGGAACGTCGCGGGACTGACCGACGAGGCACGCGTCACCGTCGACGAGCTGGACGTCCGGAACGCCGCCGCGGTCCGCGAGGCGGTGGCGGACGCGGACGTCGTCTACCACCTCGCGGCCGCGGTCGGCGTCGAACTCGTCGTCGACGAACCGCTCCGGTCGCTACGGACGAACGTCCAGGGGACGGAGAACGTCCTGGACGCGGCCGCGGAGGACGGAACGCCCGTCTTCGTCGCGTCCTCCTCGGAGGTGTACGGGAAGTCCACAGCGGTGCCGTTCGGCGAGGACGACGACCGCGTGCTCGGCCCCACGACCGTCCCGCGGTGGGGGTACGCGAACGCGAAGGCGATGGACGAGTTCTACGCGCTCGCCCACCACGCGGAGAACGACCTTCCGGTCGTCGTCGGCCGGTTCTTCAACACCGTCGGCCCCAGACAGATCGGCGACTACGGGATGGTCGTCCCGACGTTCGTCGAACAGGCGCTCGCGGGCGACCCCATCACGGTGTACGGCGACGGCACGCAGACGCGGAGCTTCACGCACGTCGCGGACACCGTCCGGGTCGTCCACGACCTCATGACGACGCCCGACGCGATGGGGAAGGTCGTCAACGTCGGCTCGGCGAACCCCGTGAGCATCAACGAACTCGCCGAGCGCGTCCTCGACGTCACGGACTCGGACTCCCGCATCGAGCACGTGCCGTTCGAGACGGCGTTCGGCGACGACTTCGAGGAGCCACGGGACCGCGAACCGGACGTCTCCCGGCTCCGCGAGACGATCGGGTGGGCGCCCGACGGCGACCTCGACCGCATCCTCGCGGACGTCGTCGCGGAGCGACCTGAAGAGACCGAGGTGTCCGCATGA
- the aglJ gene encoding S-layer glycoprotein N-glycosyltransferase AglJ yields the protein MGEYDDVCVLVPTYNEAETVEEVVTGMREEGFDHVLVVDGHSTDGTRALARDAGAEVITQTEGGRGSGKGQAVRDGVAYTDRPYILMLDGDGTYRPEDAHAMVEPVIEGRADHVVGDRFADMEAGAMPKLNQFGNGMINHGFAAIHGQHLADILSGYRAFTRESFREMNLNADGFGIETEMAVEARRNGQRVQVVDVSYISRPDASESNLRPFRDGGVILLTLYLRAKTHNPLFYFGSVGGVFALLGTVIGFYVLYDWFVNRISHEVLAPAGGFIFILGVQFLIFGVLADLLVSLHEEQRQRLERIARRDPSETRRPGAHEHDVDDALRDDAPEERPASTTDGSTAKPSENRPNDD from the coding sequence ATGGGCGAGTACGACGACGTCTGCGTGCTGGTGCCGACGTACAACGAGGCCGAGACCGTCGAGGAGGTCGTCACCGGCATGCGCGAGGAGGGATTCGACCACGTGCTCGTCGTCGACGGTCACTCGACGGACGGGACGCGAGCGCTCGCGCGCGACGCCGGCGCGGAAGTCATCACGCAGACGGAGGGCGGCCGCGGCTCCGGGAAGGGCCAGGCCGTCCGCGACGGCGTCGCGTACACGGACCGCCCGTACATCCTCATGCTGGACGGCGACGGCACGTACCGGCCCGAGGACGCCCACGCGATGGTCGAACCCGTCATCGAGGGACGCGCCGACCACGTCGTCGGCGACCGGTTCGCGGACATGGAGGCCGGCGCGATGCCGAAACTCAACCAGTTCGGGAACGGCATGATCAATCACGGGTTCGCGGCCATCCACGGCCAGCACCTCGCGGACATCCTCTCGGGCTACCGCGCGTTCACGCGCGAGTCGTTCCGCGAAATGAACCTGAACGCGGACGGCTTCGGGATCGAGACCGAGATGGCGGTCGAAGCCCGCCGGAACGGTCAGCGCGTCCAGGTCGTCGACGTCTCGTACATCTCCCGCCCCGACGCCAGCGAGTCCAACCTCCGGCCGTTCCGCGACGGCGGCGTCATCCTCCTCACGCTCTACCTCCGCGCGAAGACCCACAACCCCCTCTTCTACTTCGGGTCCGTTGGCGGGGTCTTCGCGCTCCTCGGGACGGTCATCGGGTTCTACGTCCTCTACGACTGGTTCGTCAACCGGATCTCTCACGAGGTGCTCGCGCCCGCTGGCGGATTCATCTTCATCCTCGGCGTCCAGTTCCTCATCTTCGGCGTCCTCGCCGACCTCCTCGTCTCGCTTCACGAGGAGCAACGCCAGCGCCTCGAACGCATCGCGCGCCGAGACCCGAGCGAGACCCGGCGACCGGGAGCGCACGAACACGACGTCGACGATGCACTCCGCGACGACGCGCCCGAGGAGAGACCCGCGAGCACCACCGACGGAAGCACCGCGAAACCGTCCGAGAATCGGCCGAACGACGACTAA
- a CDS encoding ribbon-helix-helix domain-containing protein, translated as MTDYTTVSIPKDLADRVDETIEGTSFSSTSDLVRFLLRSIVIQHEQSGGLTESEFEEIAEQLQDLGYLD; from the coding sequence ATGACCGACTACACCACCGTCTCCATCCCCAAGGACCTCGCCGACCGCGTCGACGAGACCATCGAAGGCACGAGCTTCTCCTCCACGAGCGACCTCGTACGATTCCTCCTGCGAAGCATCGTCATCCAGCACGAGCAGTCCGGCGGGCTCACCGAGTCCGAGTTCGAGGAGATCGCCGAACAGCTCCAGGACCTCGGCTACCTCGATTAG
- a CDS encoding LUD domain-containing protein: MSSESRRETAAKIRALLDTEGPNIEAQARNLNAGRVAATEDLAEYEDLRSRARAIKEDAIANVPDLVERVTEAVEANGGTVYVADDAADANAYVESVCADAGAETLVKSKSMTTEEIDVNDALADAGVDVYETDLGEFVVQLAEESPSHLVGPAMHKSREEIADLLNDHFEPAEPLESAADMTAFVRDYLGDRIREADVGMTGANFVAADSGSIALVTNEGNARKCAATPETHVAVAGVEKLVPSVADLEPFVRLLSRAATGQAISQYVSVLTPPVDTPIPDFDADEFVPADARDFHLVLLDNGRMDMREDDDLRETLYCVRCGACSNSCANFQQVGGHAFGGETYTGGIATGWEAGVEGEDAAAEFNDLCTGCTRCVNACPVKIDIPWINTVVRDRINRGADSGEFDALVEGLTPDEEPAGLDLQKRFFGNVDALARLGSAFAPVSNWIADTRPARAAMERVLGVDRRRDLPAFRRETLVDWFDARGGPAVPEGEAARSAVLYPDTYTNHVTPERGKAAVRALEALDVHVRVPAVPGSGRAPLSQGMIETARSQAEAVSDALAPHVDAGRDVVVVEPSDLAMFAHDYERLLDADAADTLADASYEVCEYVYGRLDNGASADVLAELDGDVAYHSHCQQRTLGLEAHTVAVLETLGATVQTSDVECCGMAGSFGYKEQYYDLSVDVGEPLAEDFADATQVVASGTSCVDQLESLLDRPAPHPIELVAPR; encoded by the coding sequence ATGAGTTCGGAATCCAGGCGCGAGACGGCGGCGAAGATTCGTGCGCTCCTCGACACCGAGGGGCCGAACATCGAGGCGCAGGCACGGAACCTGAACGCGGGCCGGGTCGCCGCGACCGAGGACCTCGCCGAGTACGAGGACCTCCGGTCGCGCGCGAGAGCGATCAAGGAGGACGCGATCGCGAACGTCCCCGACCTCGTCGAGCGGGTCACCGAGGCGGTGGAGGCGAACGGCGGAACGGTGTACGTCGCCGACGACGCCGCGGACGCGAACGCGTACGTCGAGTCCGTCTGCGCGGACGCGGGGGCGGAGACGCTCGTGAAGTCGAAGTCGATGACGACCGAGGAGATAGACGTGAACGACGCGCTCGCCGACGCGGGCGTGGACGTCTACGAGACCGACCTCGGCGAGTTCGTCGTCCAGCTCGCCGAGGAGTCCCCGAGCCATCTGGTCGGGCCCGCGATGCACAAGTCCCGCGAGGAGATCGCGGACCTCCTCAACGACCACTTCGAGCCCGCCGAGCCCCTGGAGTCCGCCGCGGACATGACGGCGTTCGTCCGCGACTACCTCGGCGACAGGATCCGGGAGGCGGACGTCGGGATGACGGGCGCGAACTTCGTCGCCGCCGACTCGGGATCGATCGCGCTCGTGACGAACGAGGGGAACGCTCGGAAGTGTGCGGCGACCCCGGAGACGCACGTCGCGGTCGCGGGCGTCGAGAAGCTCGTTCCCTCCGTCGCGGACCTCGAGCCGTTCGTCCGACTGCTCTCGAGGGCTGCGACCGGGCAGGCGATCAGTCAGTACGTCTCCGTGCTCACGCCGCCCGTCGACACGCCGATCCCGGACTTCGACGCCGACGAGTTCGTTCCCGCGGACGCCCGCGACTTCCACCTCGTCCTGCTCGACAACGGCCGCATGGACATGCGCGAGGACGACGACCTCCGCGAGACCCTGTACTGCGTGCGCTGCGGTGCGTGCTCGAACTCGTGCGCGAACTTCCAGCAGGTCGGCGGGCACGCCTTCGGCGGCGAGACGTACACGGGCGGCATCGCGACCGGCTGGGAGGCCGGCGTCGAGGGCGAGGACGCCGCCGCGGAGTTCAACGACCTCTGCACGGGCTGTACGCGGTGCGTGAACGCCTGCCCGGTGAAGATCGACATCCCGTGGATCAACACGGTCGTCCGCGACCGCATCAATCGCGGCGCGGACTCCGGCGAGTTCGACGCGCTCGTCGAGGGCCTCACGCCCGACGAGGAACCCGCTGGTCTGGACCTCCAGAAGCGGTTCTTCGGGAACGTCGACGCGCTGGCGCGACTCGGGAGCGCGTTCGCGCCCGTCTCGAACTGGATCGCCGACACCCGGCCCGCTCGCGCCGCGATGGAGCGCGTGCTCGGCGTCGACCGCCGCCGCGACCTCCCGGCGTTCCGGCGCGAGACGCTCGTCGACTGGTTCGACGCCCGCGGCGGCCCCGCAGTCCCCGAGGGCGAGGCCGCACGGAGCGCGGTCCTCTACCCGGACACGTACACGAACCACGTCACGCCCGAGCGCGGCAAGGCCGCCGTCCGCGCGCTCGAGGCGCTCGACGTCCACGTCCGCGTCCCCGCCGTCCCCGGCTCCGGGCGCGCGCCGCTCTCGCAGGGCATGATCGAGACCGCGCGCTCGCAGGCCGAAGCCGTCAGCGACGCGCTCGCCCCGCACGTCGACGCCGGCCGCGACGTCGTCGTCGTCGAACCGAGCGACCTCGCGATGTTCGCCCACGACTACGAACGTCTCCTCGACGCCGACGCCGCCGACACGCTCGCCGACGCGAGCTACGAGGTCTGCGAGTACGTCTACGGCCGACTCGACAACGGCGCCAGCGCGGACGTGCTCGCCGAACTCGACGGCGACGTCGCCTACCACAGTCACTGCCAGCAACGCACCCTCGGCCTCGAAGCGCACACCGTCGCCGTCCTCGAGACACTCGGCGCGACCGTCCAGACGAGCGACGTCGAGTGCTGCGGGATGGCGGGGAGCTTCGGGTACAAGGAACAGTACTACGACCTCAGCGTCGACGTCGGCGAACCGCTCGCCGAGGACTTCGCAGACGCCACCCAGGTCGTCGCCAGCGGCACGTCCTGCGTCGACCAGCTGGAATCGCTCCTCGACCGCCCCGCCCCGCACCCGATCGAACTCGTCGCACCTCGCTGA
- a CDS encoding LUD domain-containing protein: MTDSAIDHLDAFRTSLDDAGVTHETVGIDEATAAIERAIEPPAVGVALHVDVSLPAAVEREFAPAALQAARTGVTPGRLGVAETGSVLVRSTADADELVSLYPDRHVAVVRADDVVGDVSTATAWLDDEVAARVDADADGDDDATADGDDPDANAAGAGRDSHVVATGVSATADMGALVEGVHGPTEVHVVVIDS, encoded by the coding sequence ATGACTGATTCAGCTATCGACCACTTGGATGCGTTCCGGACGTCGCTCGACGACGCGGGCGTGACGCACGAGACCGTCGGTATCGACGAGGCGACCGCCGCGATCGAGCGCGCTATCGAACCGCCTGCGGTCGGCGTCGCGTTGCACGTCGATGTATCGCTTCCCGCGGCGGTCGAGCGGGAGTTCGCGCCCGCGGCGCTGCAGGCGGCGCGGACGGGCGTCACGCCCGGGCGCCTCGGCGTCGCCGAGACGGGGTCGGTGCTGGTTCGGTCGACGGCCGACGCCGACGAACTCGTCTCGCTGTACCCGGACCGGCACGTCGCGGTCGTTCGCGCCGATGACGTCGTCGGGGACGTGTCGACGGCGACGGCGTGGCTCGACGACGAGGTCGCGGCTAGGGTCGACGCGGACGCCGACGGTGACGACGACGCCACCGCCGACGGAGACGACCCGGACGCGAACGCGGCGGGTGCCGGCCGCGACTCGCACGTGGTCGCGACGGGCGTGAGCGCGACCGCGGACATGGGTGCGCTCGTCGAGGGCGTCCACGGCCCCACGGAAGTACACGTCGTCGTCATCGACTCATGA